In Rouxiella sp. WC2420, the following proteins share a genomic window:
- a CDS encoding ABC transporter permease, translating to MIDILHQYGMSLLYSDGYRFTGLAITLWLLISSVVMGGLLAVLLAVGRVSSNRWISSPIWLFTYIFRGTPLYVQLLVFYSGMYSLEIVRGTDFLNAFFRSGLNCTILSLTLNTCAYTTEIFAGAIRAVPHGEIEAAHAYGFSRFKLYTCIILPSALRTALPAYSNEVILMLHSTALAFTATVPDVLKIARDINSATYQPFYAFGIAAVIYLCVSFVLINLFRMAEKRWLAHVRPQSSH from the coding sequence ATGATTGATATCTTGCATCAATACGGTATGTCGCTGCTGTACAGCGACGGCTACCGATTTACCGGCCTGGCGATTACCCTATGGCTGTTAATCAGTTCTGTGGTGATGGGCGGACTGCTGGCGGTGCTGCTTGCCGTGGGTCGCGTTTCAAGCAATCGCTGGATAAGCTCGCCAATCTGGCTGTTTACCTATATTTTTCGCGGCACTCCGCTGTATGTGCAACTGCTGGTATTTTACTCGGGAATGTACAGCCTGGAGATTGTGCGTGGGACAGACTTCCTCAACGCTTTCTTCCGCAGCGGCCTTAACTGCACCATTTTGTCGTTGACGCTGAACACCTGTGCCTATACCACCGAGATTTTCGCCGGGGCTATTCGCGCCGTTCCGCACGGTGAAATTGAAGCAGCTCATGCCTATGGTTTTTCGCGCTTCAAGCTCTACACCTGCATTATTCTCCCTTCTGCGCTGCGTACTGCTTTACCGGCATACAGCAACGAGGTGATTCTGATGCTGCACTCCACCGCGCTGGCGTTCACTGCCACCGTGCCGGACGTGCTCAAGATTGCTCGCGATATTAACTCAGCGACCTACCAGCCTTTTTATGCCTTTGGCATCGCGGCGGTTATCTACCTTTGCGTATCGTTTGTGTTGATTAACTTGTTCCGTATGGCGGAAAAGCGCTGGTTGGCGCACGTCAGGCCTCAGTCTTCTCACTAA
- the hisQ gene encoding histidine ABC transporter permease HisQ: MLYGYSHVIIQGTLVTLELALSSVLLALIIGLIGAGGKLSKNRVISSIFGAYTTLIRGVPDLVLMLLIFYGLQIALNSLTEAVGMDQIDIDPLSAGIITLGFIYGAYFTETFRGAFMAVPRGQIEAAIAFGFSGSQIFRRILFPAMMRFALPGIANNWQVILKATALVSLLGLNDVVKATQLAGKGTYQPFYFAIVAGVIYLIFTTLSNGVLLWLNRRYSLGVKRAEL; this comes from the coding sequence ATGTTATATGGGTATTCCCACGTAATAATCCAGGGCACGTTGGTCACGCTAGAACTGGCACTTTCTTCAGTGCTGCTGGCCCTCATCATCGGTTTGATTGGTGCTGGCGGCAAGTTGTCAAAAAATCGTGTCATTTCCAGCATTTTCGGTGCTTATACCACCTTGATTCGCGGTGTTCCCGATCTGGTATTAATGCTGTTGATTTTCTATGGCTTGCAGATAGCTTTGAACAGTTTGACAGAAGCCGTGGGCATGGACCAGATTGATATTGACCCGCTTAGCGCCGGTATTATCACCCTCGGTTTCATTTATGGTGCCTATTTCACCGAAACCTTCCGCGGAGCCTTTATGGCTGTGCCGCGCGGGCAAATTGAAGCGGCTATCGCTTTTGGCTTCAGTGGTTCACAAATATTCCGTCGTATTCTGTTTCCGGCCATGATGCGTTTTGCTCTGCCGGGGATTGCCAACAACTGGCAAGTTATTCTCAAGGCGACGGCGCTGGTTTCACTGCTTGGCCTGAATGATGTGGTTAAAGCCACGCAGCTGGCGGGTAAGGGCACTTATCAACCGTTTTATTTCGCCATCGTGGCGGGTGTGATTTATTTGATATTTACCACGTTATCCAATGGCGTGCTGCTGTGGCTCAACCGCCGCTATTCGCTGGGTGTGAAGAGGGCCGAGCTATGA